In the genome of Vicia villosa cultivar HV-30 ecotype Madison, WI linkage group LG7, Vvil1.0, whole genome shotgun sequence, one region contains:
- the LOC131618566 gene encoding uncharacterized protein LOC131618566, with product MAGRNDAAIAAALEAMAQAMQNQPNADENAGSRSLATFQRENPPVFKGTHDPDGALDWLKELERIFRVMDCTPAQKVRYGTHMLAKEADDWWLETLARLEFSGEEVTWNVFRREFLRKYYPEDVRGKKEIEFLELTQGNKSVTEYAAKFTELIKFYPHFDGEGAEFSKCIKFQNGLRSDIKKAVGYQKIRLFSDLVDSCRIFEEDSNAHHKMVSDRRGKNQQSRGKPYDAGKGKQRVIHGQRSSGRDAPARIVCFKCGQPGHKSNACTADARKCFRCGKMGHAMSDCKHKDMVCFTCGEEGHIGSQCPKKKAQSGGKVFALAGTPTTSGDRLIRGTCFINSTPLITIIDTGATHCFIASDCVERLGLMLSSMNGEMVVDLPAKGSVTTSLMCSKCPLSIFDKDFVVDLICLPLSGLDVILGINWLEYNYVHINCFNKSLRFSSPEEEGVGLLTGKQLRQLMQDEAQMFSLMASLSFENQVRIDELKVVREFPDVFPDEIPDVPPEREVEFAIDLVPGTRPVSMAPYRMSATELSELKKQLEDL from the coding sequence atggctgggaggaatgatgctgcgatagctgctgctttggaagcgatggctcaggctatgcagaaccaaccgaatgctgacgagaatgctggatctcgtagtttggcgactttccaaagggagaatccgccggttttcaagggtacgcatgaccctgatggtgctcttgattggttgaaggagctcgagcgaatcttccgtgttatggattgcactcctgcTCAGAAGGTCAGATATGGCACTCATATGCTAGCtaaggaagctgatgattggtggttgGAGACGCTTGCTAGGTTGGAGTTTTCAGGTGAGGAAGTCACTTGGAATGTGTTCCGTAGGGAATTTTTGAGGAAGTactatcctgaagatgttcggggtaagAAAGAGATAGAATTCCTAGAGTTGACGCAAGGGAACAAGTCCGTGaccgagtatgctgccaagttcacTGAGTTGATTAAGTTCTATCCTCACTTTGATGGCGAAGGTGCTGAATTCTCTAAGTGCATCAAGTTTCAGAATGGGTTACGCTCGGATATCAAGAAGGCTGTTGGGTACCAAAAGATCCGTTTGTTTTCTGATTTGGTTGACAGTTGTAGGATCTTTGAGGAAGATAGTAATGCTCATCACAAGATGGTTAGTGATAGAAGgggcaagaatcaacaaagtcgtgggaaaccgtatgatgccGGTAAAGGGAAACAAAGAGTTATTCATGGTCAGAGGTCTAGTGGGAGAGATGCTCCTGCTAGGAttgtatgcttcaagtgtggtcaaCCTGGTCATAAGAGCAATGCTTGTACTGCTGATGCGAGGAAGTGTTTTAGATGTGGTAAGATGGGACATGCAATGTCTGATTGCAAGCATAAGGACATGGTATGTTTCACGTGTGGCGAAGAGGGACACATTGGTAGCCAGTGTCCAAAGAAGAAGGCACAATCCGGTGGAAAGGTGTTTGCTTTAGCTGGGACTCCTACAACTAGTGGAGACCGACTcatcagaggtacatgtttcattaatagtactcctttaatcactattattgatactggtgctactcattgttttattgcttctgattgtgttgaaagattgggtcttaTGTTGTCTTCCATGAAtggagagatggttgtcgatcttccagctaagggatcggtgactacttctctgaTGTGTTCAAAGTGTCCTTTGTCGATCTTTGACAAAGACTTTGTTGTTGACTTGATTTGTTTGCCGTTGAGTGGATTAGATGTGATCTTGGGTATAAATTGGTTAGAGTATAActatgttcatatcaactgttttaacaAGTccttgaggttttcttctcccGAGGAAGAAGGAGTTGGTTTGTTGACTGGTAAGCAGTTGAGGCAATTGATGCAAGACGAAGCACAAATGTTCTCGTTGAtggcgtcattgtcttttgagaaTCAAGTTAGAATAGACGAGTTAAAGGTGGTGCGAGAATTTCCTGATGTGtttcctgatgaaattcctgatgtacctccagaaagagaagttgagtttgcgattgatcttgtacctggtaccagacctgtttctatggcaccgtacaggatgtctgcaaCTGAGTTatctgaactgaagaagcaattagaagatttg